TCGGTTCTATTTTTAGTTTTCGTTGTAAGGCTACTTCTTTACCTGAAATCAAGTTTGATTCCTCCATTATTTGATAATTGTAAGGTAGGAAACGTCCTTGTTCGTCTCTCAATCGGTCGCTGACGTCTCGTGATCCGTGCAGCCTTTTCATTGGTAAAAGGCTGTCGGCCGGATTCAATAGTTGTTCCTGACATTGATTGGCCATCTGTTGATGTTCCAAGTAACGTAGAAGTGTTTGTAGACGTTCCTTTTCGCTCAAGGTCATCATGTTCTCCTCCTCCTTTCTCTTCGATGTTGGGCTCTTGTTCCATCCATAATGGGTGAGAAGAAGGCTGCCACGGAGAGGAGGGGAGAGGGACGTCACTCATTTTATACTGATTCATTAACGCTAAGAAAACAGGATTGTGCGCTGCAGTAAAAAGCGCACACCTCATAATTTGATTTCGGTCTAATTCTGTAGCTTGAAACAGACTATCTACATATGTACGATACATAGAATGATACCGCACGGTTGGTCGATAGGTGTCAACTTGATTTTTCAACTTCTTATTTCTCTTCATACGCGTTTTTCTCTTTCAAGATGACCTCTAACATCTGTTTGCCTTCTAGCGTTAAATAGACGTCTTTTCGACTTAGTAACGAGATTGCTAATTCTTTTGTCATTTGATTCTCTCCATTCCTGATACTTTAAGTTGACGTCTCTTTCTGACGTCTTAATTTATGATATGAACTAATGCTTGTCCTATATGTAACTTTTTTTCTAATGATTAAAAAAGTTACATAATGTCCATACTTCTTGTTAAAGGAGATGGCTGTATGATTCTAGGCTTAGGAAAGAAGCGAACAAGATTTGGAAAATGGTTAGATAAGCAAGAAGATATTAATCAATTAGAACTCGAAAAGGCAACAAAGTTAAGTCGCCCAACTATATCTAGGCTTTGTAATGATAAAGACTACATACCTAAATACTCCACCATCTATAGGATAAATAAAGGATTGCGAAAGTTAAAGAAGGATGTAAAAGTAGAAGATTTTCTACAAATATAAATAGCGAATGCTATAATTAGTTTGTGAATGATACGTGAATGTTTTATAGACTTTAACGTAGCAAAGAGCCACTTGTTTTATACAAGTGGCTCTTTGTATTGGTGATATTTTAAATAAAATTTTCTAATCCTAACAAAATAGATACTTTTTAATCTTATAGAGGAATGTAAAAATTACAAAATCAGGTTACCTTATAAATCAATCTAACCTGATACAATCTAATTACTGCTATACAAAAAGTTATTTACATACAACAGGAATTTACATTGTTTTCAAACTAAATAAGGGTAAATTTATTGTATTATGAGTGTGAATTTTAATTAAAGAACAAGATAAGTACTATTTTGTATGAAAGTGCTTTTTAAAACACTAAGATGAAAAATAGGAGGAGATAAGATGAGAAATTATTTCGTGAATTTCTTATGGTTCGTTTGTTCTATTATGTTAAATGCTTTAGGCAATAGCTTTATGATAATTTCACATTTAGGCAGCTCACCTTGGACAGCTGCTGGTCAAAATCTCGGTTCTATATTACCGTTTTCCATTGGTACTTGTATTATCATTTTAAATTTATTTTCATTTATTCTTAGTTATTTAATGAAAACCAAATTCACTTTAATTATGATTGCAAAAAGTATGGGATTAACCTTCATTTATGGAATGTTTGTAGATATGTTTGTGTCATTGCATGAGGCAGTCTATGTACCCGACGACATATGGATTCGTTGTTTATATTCATTTATAGAGCTTAATTTTATTGCAATTGCTATATCCATCTACTTTCAAGCAAGTTCAATATATTTACCGTCTGATTATTTGTTAAAGTCATTTGGAGAGCTAATGAATAACTATAAAATCGGAACAATTATTTGTATGTTAATCCCTTTATCTACCAGTGTTGTTATCATACTCCTTCAACACCATGTAATTGGTCTAGGTATAAGCACTTTACTATTTGTGTTTGGAAGTGGATTTTTAATAGATTATTATAATCGGTGGATTGTACTTAATAAGTATAAAAGGTTCTGGTGCAAAGATTGTATTTGCTTGAAAGAGGTATATAGTGTCCTATTGGTATTCACTCTTATGAAGCTATTCCAAATAGTTGGTGAATGAACCTGACTTGATTTGGGAC
The sequence above is drawn from the Priestia aryabhattai genome and encodes:
- a CDS encoding helix-turn-helix domain-containing protein, producing MILGLGKKRTRFGKWLDKQEDINQLELEKATKLSRPTISRLCNDKDYIPKYSTIYRINKGLRKLKKDVKVEDFLQI